From a region of the Helianthus annuus cultivar XRQ/B chromosome 5, HanXRQr2.0-SUNRISE, whole genome shotgun sequence genome:
- the LOC118492114 gene encoding uncharacterized protein LOC118492114 → MVYPIRILKRGEKLKSEDKPKSIFEIVESSKSHKTSKFYPKAKVFENQSWIVKSKPTVEIKKMESVLKNESNLVKDDVVEFETELDKFLSEFPTINNKIKQDVKEKASNGLPKSVLSRWIMDSGASRHMTGSLALLYDVKAINGSYVGFAGNQGGRIVGQGKLTNGMISFDKVNYIVELTNNFLSIS, encoded by the exons ATGGTTTATCCGATCCGAATTCTTAAAAGAGGTGAaaagttgaagtcggaggataagccgaaatcgattTTCGAGATTGTCGAATCTTCTAAGTCTCACAAGACTTCAAAGTTTTACCCCAAagcaaaagtttttgaaaatcaatcgtGGATCGTGAAATCTAAACCGACAGTTGAAATCAAGAAAATGGAAAGTGTTTTGAAAAATGAGTCAAATCTTGTTAAGGATGATGTTGTTGAGTTTGAGACTGAGCTTGATAAGTTTTTGTCAGAATTTCCCACAATTAACAACAAAATAAAACAAGATGTCAAAGAAAAAGCttcaaat gggctgcccaagtctgtTCTTTCGAGGTGGATAATGGACAGTGGAGCATCACGCcacatgactgggtcattagctCTCTTGTATGATGTCAAGGCTATAAATGGAAGCTACGTGGGGTTTGCTGGAAACCAAGGTGGCAGAATTGTCGGCCAGGGAAAGCTTACCAACGGCATGatatcttttgacaaagtgaactacatTGTAGAGTTGACAAACAATTTTTTAAGCATATCATAA